One Nostocoides sp. HKS02 genomic window carries:
- the mshD gene encoding mycothiol synthase: MIQCLPCPHHPSNKRATLTPETAEQVRDLSAAAARTDGVAPLSEQTLLWLGDAEGRATHLLTYAEHTLTGYAQLAELDPAEPSAEVVVDPAHRRHGLGRALLETARERSPLVRVWAHGNLEPARSLAATDGWTAVRELHKMSRPLSAADTDPARSALPPGFAARAFEPGRDEQAWLEANAAAFVHHAEQGRMTLADLREREAQPWFDPAGLLLVEAQDAPGRVVAFHWTKVDPSQASSVDPGAAAGEVYVVGVHPAYQGKGLGRPVTALGLAHLAAQGLPEVVLYVDGDNEPAIRTYTGLGFRSIMVDVMYSHPVHQALSG, translated from the coding sequence GTGATCCAATGTCTGCCGTGCCCCCACCATCCGTCGAACAAGCGCGCGACCCTCACCCCCGAGACCGCCGAGCAGGTCCGTGACCTGAGCGCTGCGGCCGCGCGCACGGACGGTGTCGCCCCGCTGTCCGAGCAGACGCTGCTGTGGCTGGGCGACGCCGAGGGGCGCGCCACCCACCTGCTCACGTATGCCGAGCACACCCTCACGGGGTACGCCCAGCTCGCTGAGCTGGACCCTGCAGAGCCCTCCGCCGAGGTCGTCGTCGACCCCGCCCACCGCCGCCACGGCCTCGGACGGGCCCTGCTCGAGACGGCGCGGGAGCGGTCCCCGCTGGTCCGGGTCTGGGCTCACGGCAACCTCGAGCCCGCGCGTTCCCTCGCGGCCACGGACGGGTGGACGGCCGTGCGCGAGCTGCACAAGATGTCCCGGCCGCTCTCCGCGGCCGACACCGACCCGGCGAGGTCGGCCCTGCCGCCGGGGTTCGCGGCGCGCGCGTTCGAGCCGGGCCGCGACGAGCAGGCGTGGCTCGAGGCCAACGCGGCGGCGTTCGTCCACCACGCGGAGCAGGGGCGCATGACGCTGGCCGACCTGCGCGAGCGCGAGGCCCAGCCGTGGTTCGACCCGGCCGGCCTGCTGCTCGTCGAGGCACAGGACGCACCGGGGCGGGTCGTGGCATTCCACTGGACCAAGGTCGACCCCAGCCAGGCGTCGAGTGTGGACCCGGGCGCAGCGGCAGGCGAGGTGTACGTGGTGGGCGTCCACCCGGCATACCAGGGGAAGGGGCTGGGCCGGCCCGTCACCGCCTTGGGCCTGGCCCACCTGGCCGCCCAGGGGCTCCCCGAGGTCGTGCTCTACGTCGACGGCGACAACGAACCGGCGATCCGGACCTACACGGGGCTGGGATTCCGCAGCATCATGGTCGATGTCATGTATTCGCACCCCGTTCATCAAGCACTGTCAGGATGA
- a CDS encoding response regulator transcription factor, which yields MARLLLLTNSLAPSAEVLPALGLLSHHVRIIPAEPTALVDAPPCDAVLVDARRDLAVARSLCRVLRVSGMSVPLIAILTEGGLAGLTAEWGIDEALLESAGPAEVEARLRLAAGRLQGEPEAEDVQITSGDVTIDEATYSARVRGRLLDLTYKEFELLKYLAQHPGRVFSRAQLLQEVWGYDYYGGTRTVDVHVRRLRAKLGSEHEVLIGTVRNVGYRFVPAEHTPVDA from the coding sequence ATGGCCCGTCTGCTGCTGCTGACCAACTCCCTGGCGCCCAGCGCCGAGGTGTTGCCTGCGCTGGGCCTGCTGAGCCACCACGTGCGCATCATCCCCGCCGAGCCCACCGCGCTGGTCGACGCACCCCCGTGCGACGCCGTCCTGGTCGACGCGCGGCGCGACCTCGCCGTGGCGCGGTCGCTGTGCCGCGTGCTGCGCGTCTCGGGCATGTCGGTCCCGCTCATCGCGATCCTCACCGAGGGCGGCCTGGCGGGTCTGACGGCCGAGTGGGGCATCGACGAGGCCCTCCTGGAGTCCGCAGGCCCGGCCGAGGTCGAGGCGCGGTTGCGGCTGGCCGCGGGGCGGCTCCAGGGCGAGCCCGAGGCCGAGGACGTCCAGATCACCTCGGGCGACGTGACCATCGACGAGGCGACCTACTCGGCCCGCGTGCGCGGTCGGCTGCTCGACCTCACGTACAAGGAGTTCGAGCTCCTCAAGTACCTCGCTCAGCACCCGGGCCGCGTGTTCAGCCGAGCCCAGCTGCTCCAGGAGGTCTGGGGGTACGACTACTACGGCGGCACCCGCACCGTCGATGTCCACGTCCGCCGTCTCCGGGCCAAGCTAGGGTCCGAGCACGAGGTCCTCATCGGCACCGTCCGCAACGTCGGCTACCGCTTCGTGCCGGCCGAGCACACCCCGGTCGACGCCTGA
- a CDS encoding MoaD/ThiS family protein encodes MPGEQTRSPVTVRYWAGARAVAGVDEDVLDGCATVAQAAAAVVRLHPGLVAVVPVSTLLLDGRATSGDTALPAGAVLEVLPPFAGG; translated from the coding sequence ATGCCGGGTGAGCAGACCAGGTCGCCAGTCACCGTGCGGTACTGGGCCGGTGCCCGCGCGGTTGCCGGGGTCGACGAGGACGTCCTCGACGGGTGCGCGACCGTCGCCCAGGCTGCTGCCGCCGTGGTGCGCCTCCACCCGGGGCTGGTGGCGGTCGTCCCGGTGAGCACTCTCCTGCTCGACGGTCGTGCCACGAGCGGGGACACCGCGTTGCCTGCCGGGGCCGTCCTGGAGGTGCTGCCGCCCTTCGCCGGTGGGTGA